The nucleotide sequence CCAGGCGCGACCGCGTGGACCTCAAGGCCCTGCTGACGCGCATCGGCCACGCCGGCTTCAACCACGTGCTCGTGGAGGGTGGGGCGGAGATGTACGGCTCCTTCCTCCGGGAGCGGCTGGCCGACGAGCTGGCCCTGTTCCTGGCTCCCAAGCTCATCGGCAGCCAGGGCCTCTCCTGGTCGGGAGACCTGGGCGTGAAGATGATGTCCGAGGCCCTCTCTCTCAAGCACGTCACCTACGAGCAGCTGGGAGAGGATCTGCTCCTTCAGGCACGGCTCTGAAGAATTCGTTATAAGCCCCGCCGATGTTCACCGGTCTCGTTCAGGATGTGGGTGTTGTCGACCGTGTCGTCCCAGGTGGGATGACCGACCTGTGGATCCGCACCGCGCTGGGAGCCGGCGGCTTTGCCCTCGGCGAGTCCATCGCCGTGGATGGTGCCTGCCTCACGGTGGTGGAGCGCAGCGGAGACATCTTCAAGGTCCAGGCCGCCCCGGAGACGCTGCGCCGCACGACGATGGGCGAGCTGCGCCCCGGCTCCCGGGTGAACCTGGAGCGAGCCCTGGCGCTGGGCGATCGGCTGGGCGGGCACCTCGTGGCGGGCCACGTGGACGCGGTGAGCGAGGTGCTGGAGACGCGGCCCGAGGGCGGCTCGTGGGTGATGGCGTTCCGCCTGCCCGCTGAGCTGGCGCCCTACTTCATCGAGAAGGGCTCGGTGGCGGTGGATGGCATCAGCCTCACCGTGAACGCCGTGCTCCCGGACCGCTTCACCGTGCAGCTCATCCCCGAGACGCAGGCGCGCACCACGCTGCAGGGCAAGGGGGTGGGCTCGCGCGTGAACCTGGAAGCGGACATGATCGGCAAGTATGTGGCGCGGCTGTTCTCGCTGCGCCAGGCCCCGGGCAGCGGGCTGACCGAGGACGTGCTGAAGGCGGCCGGCTTCGGGACGAAAGGCTAGGAGAGCGAAGTCATGGCGAAGGGCACGGACGTCATCGCGCTGGTGGAGCGGGCGCTCGCGGAGATCCGCAAGGGCCGCATGGTCATCCTCACCGATGACGAGGATCGCGAGAACGAGGGAGACCTCGTGATGGCGGCCGAGAAGGTGACGCCGGAGGCCATCAACTTCATGGCCACCCACGGGCGCGGCCTCATCTGCCTGGCCCTCACCGACGAGCGCATCCGCCGGCTCAACCTGCCGCTGATGGTGCAGGACAACACCTCGCCCTTCCAGACGGCCTTCACCGTCTCCATCGAGGCCGCGCGCGGCGTCACCACCGGCATCTCCGCCGCGGACCGGGCCCGCACCGTCCAGGCGGCGGTGGCTCCCAACGCCAGGCCGGGCGATCTGGTGCGCCCCGGCCACATCTTCCCCCTGCGCGCCCGCGATGGCGGCGTGCTGGTGCGCACCGGGCAGACCGAGGGCAGCGTGGATCTGGCCCGCCTGGCCGGGCTGTCCCCGTCCGGCGTCATCTGCGAGATCATGAACCCCGACGGCACCATGGCCCGCAGGCCGGACCTGGTGAAGTTCGCTCGGAAGCACAAGATGGTGCTGCTCTCGGTGGCGGACATCATCCGCTACCGGCTGGAGCGCGAGCGCCTGGTCAAGCGCATCGCCACGGCCACCGTCGAGCGCCGCGGCGCCGGCTCCTTCCAGGCCTACACCTATGGCAGCGACGTGGACTCCGCCGTCCATGTGGCCCTGGTGAAGGGGGACGTTCGCGGCAAGGAGCCCGTGCTCACCCGCGTCCACCGCGCCTGCCTCATGGGCGATCTGTTGGGCAGCAGCCGGTGCGAGTGCGGCAGCCAGCTCGAGCAGGCCTTCCAGCAGATCCAGGCGGCCGGGCGGGGCGTCATCATCTATCTCCAGAAGGACGTTCAGGCGAAGGCCCGGCTGCAGTGCACCCACGTCTCCAACGAGGAGGTCATCCAGGGCAAGCCGGACCAGACGCGCCTGCGCGAGTTCGGCGTCGGGGCGCAGATCCTCAAGGACCTGGGGCTGAGCCGGCTGCGTCTGCTGACCAACAACCCCAAGAAGATCGTGGGCCTGGAGAGCTACTCCCTGGAGGTGGTGGAGCAGATCCCCCTCACCCGGGAGGACGCCCCCCGGCGGGTGGCGGCGCGCACTCCCCGACGGCGGCGTGACAAGTCGTGAAGACGCGGGCCGGGCCCCTGGTGTAGGAAGCTCTCATGCCTCGCTACATCGAAGGTGACTTCCTGCCCCCCAAGGGCCGCTTCGCCATCTGCGTTGCCCGCTTCAACGCGTTCATCACCGAGGAGCTCGTCAAGGGCGCGGTGGACTCGCTCGTGCGCCACGGCGTGGCCGACGGGGACATCGACGTGTACCGCTGCCCCGGCACCTATGAGCTGCCGGGTTTGACGCGCCGCGTCGTGGAGTCCCAGGGCTACGTCGGCGTCGTCACCCTGGGCGCCGTCATCCGCGGCGGCACGCCCCACTTCGACTACGTGGCCGGCGAGTGCTCCAAGGGCATCGGCTCGGTGGCCTTCAGCGCGGCGGCCCTGGCGAAGCCCGTCTCCGTCACCTTCGGCGTGCTGACGTGTGACACGGTGGAGCAGGCCATCGACCGGGCTGGCGTGAAGGCGGGCAACAAGGGCGCCGAGGCGGCCATGGCCTGTCTGGAGATGGTCAACCTCTACGCGAAGATGGCGGAAGGAAAGAGGGGGTAGCTCATGGGCGCGCGCAGAACCGGGCGCGAGCGCGCATTGCAGGCGCTCTACCAACTGGAGATGGCCGAAGGCTCCTCGTCCTCGGAGGCGCTGGCGTCCGCGTGGTCCGCCTCCGCCGAGGAGGGCAAGCCGGATCCCGACGCCGTCAAGTTCGCCCAGGAGCTCGTGGAGGGCGTCCGGGCGCACCAGGCCGAGATCGACCAGCTCATCGAGAAGCACAGCCACAACTGGCGCCTGGACCGGATGTCCCGTATCGACCGGAATGTGCTGCGCCTGGGCGTCTTCGAGCTGAAGTACCGCCCGGACATCCCCAAGAAGGTCTCCATCAACGAGGCCGTGGAGCTGGGCAAGAACTTCGGCACGGAGGAGTCCAGCGCCTTCGTCAACGGCCTGCTCGACCGCGTCGCGGTGGCCCTCGGTAAGCCGTGAGCGTCACTGTCTACGAGATCGGCCTCGAGGGCCTGGATGCCCTCGCCGGGGTGGACGCCCTCTGCCTCTTCGTGGCCGAGGACGACCGGCCCCTGCCCGGCACCGCCGGGTATGTGGACTGGCGGCTGTGCGGCGCCCTCTCGCGCGTGCTCAAGCAGGGGTTCTTCACCGGGGTGAAGGACGACTGGCTCCTGGTGCCCTCGGACGGGCGCATCCCCATCCCCCGCATCTTCGCGGTGGGGCTGGGGGCCCGGAAGAACCTGGACGCGGCCTCGCTCGGAGTGGCCCTGGCCAACGCCGCCCGTGTCCTCGACAAGGCCAAGGTGGACTCCATCGCCATGGAGCTGCCCGGCGGCGAGAAGGTGGACGAGGCCGCCCAGGCCCAGGCCCTCCAGCAGCACTTCCTGCCGGCCTTCAAGGGCAAGCGGGTCACCATCCTGGCCGACAAAGGGCTGGCCAAGCTGCTCCCAGTGCGCAAATCCTGACGTCTGGCGGTCAAGGATTCTTCCCCCCGGCGGGCTTCTGCTACCATTTCGCCGCCCATGGGATTCAAGGTCCTGATCGTGGAGGACTCCAGATCGTCGCGCGAGTACATCGCCGCGACGGTGGAGGCTGTTCCAGATGTGCAGGCCTTCACGACGGCCAGCGGGTTCGAGGCGCTCAAGCTCCTGCCGCGCCACCGCTTCGATCTCATCATCACCGACATCAACATGCCGGACATCAACGGCCTGGAGCTCATCAACTTCGTCAAGAAGAACCCCAACTACCGCGAGACGCCGCTCTTCATCATCACCACCGAGGGGCGCGATCAGGATCGGGAGCGGGGCATGGCGCTCGGGGCCGCGGAGTACCTGGTCAAGCCCTTCCAGCCCGAGGCCCTCGCCGGGCTGCTGCGGCGGTACCTGAAGCTGGCGTGAGCCGGAGAGCGCTGAGGACGTGAACCCCGGAGGCAAAGCCCTGTCGGAGTTCGTCGCCGAGGCGACGGAGATCCTCGACACGCTCAACAAGGACCTGCTCACGCTCGACGAGCGCCGGGGGCAGGAGCCGGACCCCGAGCTCATCAACGGCATCTTCCGCGCCGCGCACTCCCTCAAGGGGCTGTCGGGGCTCTTCGGCCAGGACCGCATCGCCCGGATGGCGCACGGCATGGAGGACCTGCTGGACCGGCTGCGGCTGGGCAAGCTGGTCCTGGACGACTCCGTGCTGGACAGCCTGGTCGAGGCGCTCGACGTGCTGCAGGCGCTGCTCGTGGACGCCTCGCGAGGCGAGTCCTCCACCACGCAGTCCGAGCGCGTCGAGGGGCTCATCGCGCGCTTCGAGCAGCTGGGGGCTCCCGCCGCTCCGGGCGAGGAGGATCCGCTCGACCGGCTGGAGCTGGAGGCCCAGGTCCGCGCCGTCTTCACCGAGTACGAGGAGCACCGGCTCCGCGAGAACGTCCGCAAGGGCGTGGCCCTGTGGCGCGTGCGCGCCGACTTCGATCTGTCCGACTTCGACAAGGGGCTGGCCGAGCTCAACTCCCGCCTCAAGCCCATCGGCGAGATCATCAGCACGCTGCCCTCGGCCCAGCCCAGCAGCGCCAGCGGCATCGCGTTCGATCTCATCTTCGGCGCCAAGGTGCCGGCCGAGGAGCTGACGAAGGCCCTCGAGGGTACCCCCGCGCAGCTCTCCCAGCTCCCGGTGCGGCCTCCGGCCAGGGCCGCGGCGCCGCCGGTCGTCCGCACGCAGGTTCCCGCCGCGCCTCCCCGGGCCGCAGCCTCGGCTCCCGCCGCCCCCGAGGAGCCACGCGCGGCCTCCGCTCGCCGCTCGGGCGCCAAGAAGGGCAAGGCGGCCCGGCAGGCTCCTCCCCCGGAGCCCATCGAGGAGGAGCCTCCCACTCCGGCGCCTCCGTCCGCGCGCCCCCAGGCCGCGCCCGAGCCGCTGCTCACGCCGTCATCGAGCGACACCAGCGTCAGCCCCGGCTCGAAGGGGCCGAAGGTGGACTTCGACACCTCGCTGCGCTCGCTGACGCAGACGGTGCGCGTGGACATCCGCCGGCTGGACGGGCTGATGAACACGGTGGGCGAGCTGCTGCTCATCAAGGCCAACCTCCAGCGCATGAGCGAGAGCGCCCGGCAGGAGGGCACGCTGGTGCTCTCCAAGTCCTTCGTCGCGGAGCTGGCGCGCGAGACGCGGCAGCTGGAGCGCAAGCTGGACGCGCTCCAGAGCGGGCTGCTCGAGGCGCGCATGGTGCCCGTGGGCCAGGTGTTCGACAAGCTGGCGCGGCTCATCCGCCGCATCGCCCGCGAGGCCGGCAAGGAGATCGACTTCGTCAGCAGCGGCGGCGAGGTGGAGCTGGACAAGCTCATCGTCGAGGAGCTGAGCGATCCGCTCATGCACATCATCCGCAACGCCCTGGATCACGGCGTGGAGTCGCCCGAGGCCCGGGTGGCGGCGGGCAAGCCGCGGCGGGCCATCGTGTCGCTGAGGGCCGAGCAGAAGGGCAACCACGTCGTCATCGAGGTGAGCGACGACGGGGCGGGCATCGACGAGCACCGCGTCCGGGAGGTGGCCGTCCAGAAGCACCTCATCACCGACGCGCAGGCCGCGGAGATGAACCGGCGCGAGCTGCTCAACCTCATCTTCCTGCCGGGCTTCTCCACCGCCCGGAACGTCTCCGAGCTGTCCGGCCGGGGCGTGGGGCTGGACGTGGTGAAGAACAACATCAGCAACCTGTCCGGCCTCATCGACGTGTGGAGCGAGCGGGGCAGGGGAACGGCCTTCCAGCTCACGCTGCCCCTGA is from Hyalangium gracile and encodes:
- a CDS encoding riboflavin synthase, which translates into the protein MFTGLVQDVGVVDRVVPGGMTDLWIRTALGAGGFALGESIAVDGACLTVVERSGDIFKVQAAPETLRRTTMGELRPGSRVNLERALALGDRLGGHLVAGHVDAVSEVLETRPEGGSWVMAFRLPAELAPYFIEKGSVAVDGISLTVNAVLPDRFTVQLIPETQARTTLQGKGVGSRVNLEADMIGKYVARLFSLRQAPGSGLTEDVLKAAGFGTKG
- the ribB gene encoding 3,4-dihydroxy-2-butanone-4-phosphate synthase, giving the protein MAKGTDVIALVERALAEIRKGRMVILTDDEDRENEGDLVMAAEKVTPEAINFMATHGRGLICLALTDERIRRLNLPLMVQDNTSPFQTAFTVSIEAARGVTTGISAADRARTVQAAVAPNARPGDLVRPGHIFPLRARDGGVLVRTGQTEGSVDLARLAGLSPSGVICEIMNPDGTMARRPDLVKFARKHKMVLLSVADIIRYRLERERLVKRIATATVERRGAGSFQAYTYGSDVDSAVHVALVKGDVRGKEPVLTRVHRACLMGDLLGSSRCECGSQLEQAFQQIQAAGRGVIIYLQKDVQAKARLQCTHVSNEEVIQGKPDQTRLREFGVGAQILKDLGLSRLRLLTNNPKKIVGLESYSLEVVEQIPLTREDAPRRVAARTPRRRRDKS
- the ribH gene encoding 6,7-dimethyl-8-ribityllumazine synthase; this encodes MPRYIEGDFLPPKGRFAICVARFNAFITEELVKGAVDSLVRHGVADGDIDVYRCPGTYELPGLTRRVVESQGYVGVVTLGAVIRGGTPHFDYVAGECSKGIGSVAFSAAALAKPVSVTFGVLTCDTVEQAIDRAGVKAGNKGAEAAMACLEMVNLYAKMAEGKRG
- the nusB gene encoding transcription antitermination factor NusB yields the protein MGARRTGRERALQALYQLEMAEGSSSSEALASAWSASAEEGKPDPDAVKFAQELVEGVRAHQAEIDQLIEKHSHNWRLDRMSRIDRNVLRLGVFELKYRPDIPKKVSINEAVELGKNFGTEESSAFVNGLLDRVAVALGKP
- a CDS encoding M17 family peptidase N-terminal domain-containing protein, which encodes MSVTVYEIGLEGLDALAGVDALCLFVAEDDRPLPGTAGYVDWRLCGALSRVLKQGFFTGVKDDWLLVPSDGRIPIPRIFAVGLGARKNLDAASLGVALANAARVLDKAKVDSIAMELPGGEKVDEAAQAQALQQHFLPAFKGKRVTILADKGLAKLLPVRKS
- a CDS encoding response regulator; this encodes MGFKVLIVEDSRSSREYIAATVEAVPDVQAFTTASGFEALKLLPRHRFDLIITDINMPDINGLELINFVKKNPNYRETPLFIITTEGRDQDRERGMALGAAEYLVKPFQPEALAGLLRRYLKLA
- a CDS encoding chemotaxis protein CheA, which gives rise to MNPGGKALSEFVAEATEILDTLNKDLLTLDERRGQEPDPELINGIFRAAHSLKGLSGLFGQDRIARMAHGMEDLLDRLRLGKLVLDDSVLDSLVEALDVLQALLVDASRGESSTTQSERVEGLIARFEQLGAPAAPGEEDPLDRLELEAQVRAVFTEYEEHRLRENVRKGVALWRVRADFDLSDFDKGLAELNSRLKPIGEIISTLPSAQPSSASGIAFDLIFGAKVPAEELTKALEGTPAQLSQLPVRPPARAAAPPVVRTQVPAAPPRAAASAPAAPEEPRAASARRSGAKKGKAARQAPPPEPIEEEPPTPAPPSARPQAAPEPLLTPSSSDTSVSPGSKGPKVDFDTSLRSLTQTVRVDIRRLDGLMNTVGELLLIKANLQRMSESARQEGTLVLSKSFVAELARETRQLERKLDALQSGLLEARMVPVGQVFDKLARLIRRIAREAGKEIDFVSSGGEVELDKLIVEELSDPLMHIIRNALDHGVESPEARVAAGKPRRAIVSLRAEQKGNHVVIEVSDDGAGIDEHRVREVAVQKHLITDAQAAEMNRRELLNLIFLPGFSTARNVSELSGRGVGLDVVKNNISNLSGLIDVWSERGRGTAFQLTLPLTLAIIRALVVGVSGRTYAVPLNSVLEILSVQPKDIRTVERREVLDLRGQTLPFTRLARMFGLPERNTGRHFVVVVGLAQERMGIAVDELFGQQDIVTKPLGGRLQSVRGISGATDLGNRRTVLVLDVAELLEEGIGPERRWA